One Stigmatopora nigra isolate UIUO_SnigA chromosome 1, RoL_Snig_1.1, whole genome shotgun sequence DNA segment encodes these proteins:
- the lama5 gene encoding laminin subunit alpha-5 isoform X2: protein MALLTRLALPHLISALVLLILLPVSEQEVPSGDGGGVNGFSLHPPYFNLAEGTKITATATCGEDEAGKSVPDLYCKLVGGPVSGDPGQTIQGQYCDICRHGDSDRAHPITNAIDGTERWWQSPPLSRNTEFNQVNVTLNLGQLFHVAYVLIKFANSPRPDLWVLERSVDFGQTYQPWQYFSSSKRDCIERFGQQTIERISNDNDVICTTEYSRIVPLENGEIVVSLVNGRPGAMNFSYSPVLRDFTKATNIRLRFLRTNTLLGHLMGKALRDPTVTRRYYYSIKDISIGGRCVCNGHAEACSAQDLNDPYKLQCDCQHNTCGVSCDQCCPGYHQQPWKPATTYSANECEPCNCHRHSFDCFYDGDVSERHGSLDIHGHYRGGGVCLNCQHHTTGVNCERCASAYYRAPDTPIDSPLACAPCDCESPFMDGTCEDLTGRCFCKENYVGDNCDQCAYGFINFPECYPFQTYPGNNNNGEVKPAGEIINCECSAAGTIDNSCRPDPHSRRCVCKPGFTGRHCDTCAAGFHGLNCQACQCSGPGCLDGSCDSLTGRGVCRSGFHGFNCDKCGPGYFNYPLCQLCGCSSVGSLPEVCDQSGRCLCKAEFQGTRCEQCRSGFHSYPDCRVCMCDPRTSSDTSCTASGQCHCRPNYSGTSCDQCAPGNYGYPSCTPCQCSTKGSRYSSCDQTTGQCVCLHNVQGLRCDRCARDTYGFPNCQAGTCHPAGSINYIVPPPVGQCECREGVAGAACDRCKPLYWNLSPDVHEGCTKCECHIAGTLSGVAECAQESGQCHCKPNACRGTCTTCKDGFYNLQELSYFGCQGCQCDIGGSEGQACDERSGRCRCRPNVHGAKCNLAAVDHYFPDLHHLKFEVEEGTMLDGRPVRFGYDAIEFPGFSWRGYAQMSLIQSKVLVPVWVSSPDLFRMVLRYSNVAGVEVRGRVSVLEDHGKNFCANCSEQSKEIVFAPSTGPVFVNIPQNNFVEPFVLNPGTWTILIEAEGILLDYLVLLPSAYYEAPILQIYVTEPCMFNAQPDGSHNCLQYTYLSLERFPSLSGNDASCRHDNHLPRPCPTERITQRHPDMAVCSGYDISVEMQVNVKTEDTYVLVVEYANVKEWPQTLAVTFNLPGAQTQQYTVTLTNCAFSFLCRAVAVDELKRVALFSLAGDMELQLTAESANFFLHKIYLVPQEHFSMEYVEPKVLCISTHGHFSQDSSSCIPSRFQMPSNSLGLKEGQSSNMEKPILVSPGAAFPLPGPQIEPSTWASTERPPQAADNGDHIRLDSQQNAAVYSTHVHTLGRYVFILHYHQPLHPSYPIHVYINGGHIWKGHVNASYCPHAYGCRNVLVAENQIILDVSDHNLFLTVQVPADKTLWLDYVLVVPETSYSPRYLSEEPLDKSYDFISNCGQNSFFISPLSASPFCRQAATSLSAFVNNGALPCACHEVGAESDTCEPFGGQCRCRPNVIGRDCSMCATGYWGFPNCRPCSCGTRLCEPMSGECICPPRTLLPECTQCEPQTFGCHPLVGCEVCNCSRPGTEAPDVNCDILSGQCRCKNNVVGRQCDRCASGYYGYPNCQPCDCNEAGTEEEVCNSFTGQCRCKENVEGSRCDQCRVGTFHLDPTNPKGCTSCFCFRATDRCRSSETRYSEIMNMEGWVLLSADKQEVPVNVYLDQDLVEADLSDIPDVYQDLHWHAPKTYLGDKVSSYGGYLRYRLHTQTMRGDVWSLPVEPPRPDIILKGNQMTLVFLEREYSSPEEPHLGIVHMVEGSFRHAQTGNSVSREELMMVLVALESLQIRALHSQSAHSVSLRGTVLERAENLPAGRHANNVELCMCPANYLGDSCQKCAPGFYRDSIGLFLGKCVPCNCNGHSDQCMDVSGICLNCQHNTAGDHCEKCKGGFLGNNSLNGQALSCSSCPCPLQVQTNNFAVGCVHKNEHMQCLCMPGYAGPHCERCAPGHYGNPMVLGSTCQPCNCHGNTDPNMLFTDCHPLTGECLSCMHNTTGPHCEMCAPGYHGDAISAKNCTKCNCSPCGTESCDPHTGQCHCKPGVSGSHCHSCQNGMFGFESCGGCRPCDCEASAALVQPCNPQSGECKCQPGVNGPNCRQCAPGFWDYRPEGCKPCNCRSGNCDPRTGECHCQDGMTGKQCEICLNEHNILVGHGHDLHCEACDSCVIVLLEALHEMDFDSLAAQLHNLNASSMAWTQLRKLNATLNDTASVIEKYNSSLIDSRHQANVLESEIVNISADVDLLQNKSETTAERFHLLANNTSDTYQKAEDLLAFIHNLTMDLNDIVRMANGSLNHTEILDDAERERKMRDVEAMLAIMRSRSCSGQKKTADREKTEAEKLLRKVQEGLARRHEDNEKAVKAANDYLSRFHANMMELRDTLNEAIDKLARAAEVNNSNQKTLDDNTRRVNELTSERDDVAEHLQMVEDLVAQVNELQSMLHDSKEDYERLAAQLDGARTPLSKKVMDFTWADSKIPLVEEAERHAAMLHALSMNLSSFVEETKSEGLVDMTKAYNKIINAIKAAEKAAGEADKAATKALENVGEQNLRHTADSLRNRSVALKEEVESLDEELESDLKPRLDDAWKRLNNSKTKQNQVTADFETAQKNLNSFSNVSQDIDAAKQAINQANASVSQVNDLLRPIREQLDQWQQTYSDGNTTNQDVNEALMEANKTVSMLGDTIPLLLNKLDKLHNRSAQMPNISENISRIRQLIQQARNAASKVSVPVKFNGSSGVQVRPPPNLADLASYTSLKFFITLPEAPRSRRQDVDTEQFVFYLGNKDSTKDFLGMALEGKKLRWYFNIGGETAQVLMSEDVKSNGNFNSVVLERILQYGQMSMSSEASEGDQHVTKAYVEAGGDQGLLNLLTNDTVFYVGGYPSTFKPPAPLALPSFKGCIELDTLNEEVLSLYNFEKIFQLNTTLEKPCGRSKPTLTQAWVNDAAYFDGTGFAEIAFSDESARMQRFEQEVKLISHKGILLLLQNKDQFLCLAVVRGHLRVFFQFGGEMEEFQPKDPTSPLLRVSDANPKVLEIIILRSSPYRVVVRSNRIQLFTHILSENIPAFGGTYFLGGVPEHNMPDRLRSIFPQQGSLKGCFRNVKAQNSHIDLKRMKSSGVSFGCDSDLLVAREAHFSGQSYLDLALTNVPELRSNFYASFSFRTEYKDGLMFFHHDKDGICKVFLHEGHVVVRAGNSEVRTQKTYNDNNSHYVAIYNNNNGLRVYLDDVLEKSKEGVLLNTRDRSSTSGLEGHTYLGGMPDQGLSNLTGCISNLFIKRVTSPQMVVNLLKARENINVPLDCPAASKPQQIIAVPPKHSSKSKGKNKKPSGSRSRKTRESCQGVLVKPEVGAVQFSGSTLSYQRYDSVPASLRSKPHISLGVRLNSSEGLILYASDGVLTLGVSKGHLILSLGRKRKVNLRSRTKIDDKRWHTVFIKCGTDKVSMVVDGLSAQSRKIPAGYRVPVSTPLYVGGVPQHHSKSANSPGFVGCLRDLTLNERPAGSPSHSQGVVPCFQKHLQPGAFFTGEGGHVVLDEVLILDGNLEIRMEVRPVSDSGLLLHAGTTSGQHLTLTIRRGEVNLSMSSGRSDASLSLAPEESLCNGRWHTITVVKKNNILRLQVDGVNQRGSGPRRGPSAGSREAVYMGGLPDAVTTSPSQPSFHGCVRHVIINGRASPFAKILSVSGSVGTHGCPAA from the exons gcTACAATGCGACTGTCAGCACAACACCTGTGGTGTATCATGTGACCAATGTTGTCCAGGGTACCACCAGCAACCGTGGAAACCAGCCACCACTTACAGTGCCAATGAATGTGAAC CATGCAACTGTCATCGGCATTCGTTCGACTGCTTCTACGACGGTGACGTGTCCGAGCGGCACGGCAGCCTCGACATCCATGGACATTATAGAGGAGGCGGGGTTTGCCTCAACTGTCAG CATCATACCACGGGCGTCAACTGTGAGCGCTGTGCCTCTGCTTACTACAGAGCACCCGATACTCCTATTGACTCACCACTGGCTTGCGCAC caTGTGACTGTGAGTCTCCGTTCATGGACGGGACTTGTGAGGACCTTACAGGGCGTTGCTTCTGCAAAGAAAACTACGTTGGCGACAACTGCGACCAGTGTGCTTATGGCTTCATCAACTTCCCGGAGTGTTACC CTTTCCAAACATATCctggaaacaacaacaatggcgaGGTCAAGCCAGCTGGAGAGATTATCA ACTGTGAGTGCAGTGCTGCTGGCACTATTGACAACTCCTGCAGACCTGACCCACACAGCAGAAGATGTGTGTGCAAGCCTGGCTTCACTGGCAGGCATTGTGACACATGTGCAGCGGGCTTTCATGGACTCAACTGCCAGG CGTGTCAGTGTTCAGGTCCGGGTTGCCTGGATGGTTCGTGTGACTCTCTTACGGGCCGTGGTGTCTGTCGCAGTGGGTTCCATGGTTTCAATTGCGACAAGTGTGGACCTGGTTACTTCAACTATCCACTCTGTCAAT TGTGTGGTTGCAGTTCTGTGGGCTCGCTGCCTGAAGTATGCGACCAATCCGGTCGCTGTCTTTGCAAAGCTGAATTCCAGGGTACACGGTGTGAACAGTGTCGATCTGGATTCCACTCTTATCCCGATTGTAGAG TGTGCATGTGTGACCCTCGCACCTCATCTGACACCAGCTGCACGGCATCTGGTCAGTGCCACTGCCGTCCCAACTACAGTGGCACTTCATGTGACCAATGTGCACCCGGCAACTACGGCTACCCCAGCTGCACAC CATGCCAATGTTCCACAAAAGGTTCTCGGTATAGCAGCTGTGATCAAACAAcaggtcagtgtgtgtgtctgcacaACGTTCAAGGCCTGCGCTGTGACAGGTGTGCACGTGACACCTATGGCTTCCCAAATTGTCAAG CTGGCACATGCCATCCTGCTGGCTCTATCAATTACATTGTTCCTCCTCCGgtg GGCCAATGCGAGTGTCGTGAGGGTGTGGCGGGTGCGGCTTGTGACCGCTGTAAACCTCTGTACTGGAACCTGTCCCCAGATGTTCATGAAGGATGCACGA AGTGCGAATGTCACATCGCCGGAACACTGAGCGGCGTCGCTGAGTGCGCACAG GAAAGTGGTCAGTGTCACTGCAAGCCAAACGCCTGTAGAGGCACCTGCACCACCTGCAAAGATGGTTTCTACAACCTGCAGGAGCTCAGCTACTTTGGCTGCCAGG GCTGCCAGTGTGATATCGGTGGCTCCGAGGGCCAAGCCTGTGACGAGCGGAGTGGCCGTTGTCGTTGCAGGCCCAATGTGCACGGAGCAAAGTGCAACTT AGCCGCTGTGGATCATTATTTCCCTGACCTTCACCACCTCAAGTTTGAGGTAGAAGAGGGCACCATGTTGGATGGTAGGCCAGTGCGCTTCGGCTACGACGCAATTGAATTCCCTGGCTTCAGCTGGAGGGGTTATGCTCAAATGTCGCTCATCCAG TCCAAAGTGCTGGTGCCTGTGTGGGTAAGCTCTCCAGACCTGTTCCGGATGGTGCTGCGCTACTCCAACGTAGCAGGCGTAGAAGTCCGGGGTCGGGTTTCGGTGCTGGAGGACCATGGGAAAAACTTCTGCGCTAATT GTTCCGAGCAGTCTAAAGAGATTGTCTTCGCTCCCAGCACAGGACCAGTCTTTGTCAACATTCCCCAAAACAATTTTGTAGAACCTTTTGTTCTTAATCCCGGAACCTGGACCATACTCATAGAGGCTGAAGGAATCCTACTG GATTATTTGGTCCTTTTGCCCAGTGCCTACTATGAGGCTCCCATCCTACAAATCTACGTCACAGAGCCATGCATGTTCAACGCACAGCCAGACGGCAGCCACAA CTGTCTACAGTACACGTACCTGTCTCTGGAACGCTTCCCCTCGTTGTCGGGTAATGACGCCAGTTGTCGCCATGACAACCACCTTCCACGGCCGTGCCCTACCGAAAGGATCACCCAACGCCATCCCGACATGGCCGTCTGCAGTGGTTACGAC ATCAGTGTGGAGATGCAAGTCAATGTGAAGACTGAAGACACCTACGTGCTGGTTGTGGAGTACGCCAATGTGAAGGAATGGCCACAAACGCTTGCTGTTACTTTCAATTTGCCAGGAGCCCAGACACAACAATACACTGTTACCTTGACCAACTGCGCATTCAG CTTTTTGTGTCGAGCAGTCGCTGTCGATGAACTGAAGCGAGTGGCACTCTTCTCACTGGCTGGTGACATGGAGCTCCAGCTAACCGCTGAGAGTGCCAACTTTTTCTTG CACAAAATCTACTTGGTTCCTCAAGAGCACTTCTCCATGGAATATGTGGAACCTAAAGTCCTTTGCATCAGCACTCACGGACACTTCTCCCAGGACAG CTCTTCCTGCATCCCATCTCGCTTCCAAATGCCATCCAACTCGCTGGGCCTGAAAGAGGGCCAGAGCTCCAACATGGAGAAACCCATCTTGGTGTCCCCCGGAGCCGCCTTCCCCCTCCCCGGTCCACAGATAGAACCTTCCACCTGGGCATCAACAGAGCGACCCCCTCAGGCAGCCGATAATGGCGACCACATCAGACTAGACTCGCAGCAG AATGCAGCTGTATATTCGACTCATGTCCACACTCTGGGACGCTATGTCTTCATCCTCCACTATCACCAACCTCTGCATCCCTCTTATCCCATTCATGTTTACATCAATGGCGGGCACATCTGGAAAG GCCATGTCAACGCTTCCTACTGTCCGCACGCGTATGGATGTCGGAATGTCTTGGTGGCAGAAAACCAGATCATCCTTGATGTGAGCGACCACAATCTCTTTCTCACCGTGCAAGTTCCTGCGGATAAAACACTGTGGCTG GACTATGTGCTGGTGGTGCCTGAAACCAGCTACAGCCCCAGGTACTTGAGCGAGGAACCACTGGACAAATCCTATGACTTCATAAGTAACTGTGGCCAAAACAGCTTCTTCATCAG TCCGCTCAGTGCATCCCCCTTCTGTCGCCAAGCTGCCACTTCGCTGTCGGCCTTTGTCAACAACGGAGCACTGCCGTGTGCGTGTCATGAAGTTGGCGCAGAGAGTGACACCTGTGAGCCTTTTGGCGGCCAGTGCCGCTGCAGGCCCAATGTGATTGGGCGAGACTGCTCCATGTGCGCCACGGGGTATTGGGGCTTCCCTAATTGCCGGC CTTGTAGTTGCGGTACCAGGCTGTGTGAACCCATGTCAGGCGAATGCATCTGCCCCCCTCGAACCCTGCTGCCTGAGTGTACCCAGTGCGAACCGCAAACATTTGGCTGCCATCCACTTGTTGGATGTGAGGTGTGCAACTGTTCCCGCCCCGGGACAGAAGCGCCAGACGTTAACTGCGACATTCTCAGCGGACAGTGCAG ATGCAAGAACAACGTGGTCGGTCGCCAATGTGACCGCTGTGCATCTGGATACTACGGTTACCCAAATTGTCAACCATGTGATTGCAATGAAGCAGGAACTGAGGAAGAAGTGTGCAACTCTTTCACGGGACAATGCCGATGCAAG GAGAATGTGGAAGGTTCTCGCTGTGACCAGTGCAGAGTTGGTACATTCCACTTAGACCCAACTAACCCTAAAGGTTGCACCAGCTGCTTCTGCTTCCGTGCGACGGACCGCTGCAGGAGTTCGGAAACGAGATACAGCGAG ATCATGAACATGGAAGGCTGGGTACTACTCAGTGCTGACAAACAGGAAGTTCCAGTCAACGTGTATCTGGATCAGGACTTGGTGGAGGCCGACCTGAGTGATATTCCTGATGTGTATCAAGATCTTCATTGGCATGCACCTAAAACCTACCTTGGAGACAAAGTCTCCTCTTACGGGGGTTATCTGAGATATCGCCTTCACACACAAACCATGAGAGGAGATGTCTGGTCTCTTCCCGTTGAACCACCTAGGCCTGATATAATCCTTAag ggTAACCAGATGACACTGGTATTTTTGGAGCGTGAATATTCTTCCCCTGAGGAGCCACATTTGGGAATTGTGCACATGGTTGAG GGAAGTTTCCGGCACGCTCAGACTGGCAACTCTGTCTCCCGAGAGGAACTCATGATGGTTCTGGTGGCTCTGGAGTCCCTCCAGATCCGAGCCCTTCATTCCCAGTCGGCACACTCGGTGTCACTCCGTGGTACCGTGCTCGAACGGGCGGAGAACTTGCCCGCTGGTCGTCATGCCAACAATGTGGAGCTCTGCATGTGTCCTGCCAACTACCTGGGAGATTCTTGTCAG AAATGTGCTCCAGGTTTTTACAGGGACAGCATCGGACTCTTCCTGGGGAAATGCGTGCCCTGCAACTGCAATGGACATTCGGATCAATGTATGGACGTATCAGGAATTTGCTTG aactgCCAACACAACACCGCCGGTGACCATTGCGAGAAATGCAAAGGTGGCTTCCTCGGCAACAACAGTTTGAATGGCCAGGCGCTGTCATGTTCAAGTTGCCCATGTCCACTTCAAGTGCAAACCAACAA TTTTGCTGTAGGTTGCGTGCACAAGAATGAGCACATGCAATGCTTGTGTATGCCAGGTTACGCCGGGCCACACTGTGAAAG GTGCGCTCCCGGTCACTACGGTAATCCTATGGTACTGGGAAGTACATGTCAACCGTGCAATTGCCACGGCAACACAGACCCCAACATGCTGTTCACTGACTGCCACCCACTGACCGGCGAGTGCCTGAGCTGCATGCATAACACAACTGGGCCTCACTGTGAAATGTGCGCCCCTGGTTACCACGGCGATGCCATCTCTGCCAAAAACTGCACCA AATGCAATTGTTCACCATGCGGCACTGAGTCATGTGACCCGCATACTGGGCAGTGCCACTGCAAACCAGGAGTGAGCGGCTCTCACTGTCACAGCTGTCAG AATGGCATGTTCGGCTTTGAGTCATGCGGCGGGTGTCGTCCATGTGACTGTGAAGCCTCAGCGGCACTGGTACAGCCCTGCAACCCTCAGAGCGGTGAGTGCAAGTGTCAACCAGGAGTCAACGGACCTAACTGTCGCCAGTGTGCTCCCGGATTTTGGGACTACCGACCTGAGGGATGCAAAC CCTGCAATTGCAGGAGTGGAAACTGCGACCCACGGACCGGAGAGTGTCATTGTCAGGACGGCATGACAGGAAAACAGTGCGAAATCTGCTTGAATGAACACAACATTCTTGTCGGGCACGGACACGATCTCCACTGTGAAG CATGTGACAGCTGTGTGATTGTCCTGCTGGAGGCTCTGCACGAGATGGACTTTGATTCGCTTGCTGCACAGCTGCACAACCTCAACGCCAGCTCCATGGCCTGGACACAGCTGCGCAAGCTCAATGCCACATTGAATGATACCGCT AGTGTCATCGAGAAGTACAACAGCTCGCTGATCGACAGCCGCCATCAAGCCAATGTACTAGAGAGTGAAATTGTCAACATTAGTGCTGATGTGGACTTGCTGCAGAACAAG AGTGAAACGACGGCAGAACGATTTCACCTGCTGGCAAACAACACATCTGACACTTACCAAAAGGCGGAGGACCTGCTTGCCTTCATCCATAACTTGACCATGGATTTAAATG ACATCGTGCGAATGGCCAATGGCTCGCTGAACCACACAGAAATACTAGATGACGCAGAGCGTGAGAGAAAGATGAGAGATGTGGAAGCCATGTTGGCCATTATGAGGAGTAGAAGCTGCTCGGGACAGAAAAAAACTGCCGACCGAGAGAAAACAGAGGCGGAAAAAT TGTTGAGGAAGGTCCAAGAGGGTTTGGCACGACGTCACGAGGACAACGAGAAAGCGGTCAAAGCCGCCAATGACTATCTTTCCCGCTTCCACGCCAACATGATGGAGCTTCGAGACACCCTGAACGAGGCTATCGACAAGTTAGCCCGAGCTGCCGAGGTCAACAACAGCAATCAGAAGACGCTGGACGACAACACG AGAAGAGTGAATGAGCTGACGTCCGAACGTGATGATGTGGCCGAGCATCTGCAAATGGTGGAAGATCTGGTGGCTCAAGTCAACGAGCTGCAGTCCATGCTGCATGACTCCAAAGAG GATTACGAGCGTTTGGCGGCACAGTTGGATGGTGCCAGGACACCATTGTCCAAAAAGGTGATGGACTTCACGTGGGCCGACTCCAAGATCCCCCTGGTGGAGGAAGCTGAGCGCCATGCTGCTATGCTCCATGCTTTATCCATGAACTTATCCAG CTTCGTGGAGGAGACAAAGAGTGAAGGTTTGGTGGACATGACCAAGGCTTACAATAAGATCATCAACGCGATCAAAGCAGCTGAGAAGGCAGCAGGGGAGGCGGACAAAGCTGCAACGAAGGCGCTGGAG AATGTCGGGGAGCAGAACCTCCGTCACACGGCAGACTCGCTGAGGAACCGCAGTGTGGCGCTGAAGGAGGAAGTAGAAAGCCTTGATGAGGAACTCGAGAGTG ACTTAAAACCACGGCTAGATGACGCCTGGAAGCGATTGAACAATagcaaaaccaaacaaaaccaAGTGACAGCAGACTTTGAAACGGCCCAGAAGAACCTGAACTCCTTTTCAA ATGTGAGTCAAGACATTGATGCGGCAAAGCAAGCAATAAATCAGGCCAATGCTTCGGTCTCGCAAGTCAACGACCTCCTACGTCCAATCAGAGAGCAGTTGGACCAATGGCAGCAAACTTACAGTGACGGCAATACGACCAATCAAGATGTAAATGAGGCTCTGATGGAGGCCAACAAAACAG TGAGCATGCTTGGGGACACTATCCCCCTCCTCCTGAACAAGCTGGACAAGCTACACAACCGATCGGCGCAGATGCCAAACATATCGGAGAACATCAGCCGCATCCGACAACTCATTCAACAGGCACGCAATGCTGCTAGCAAG GTGAGCGTTCCTGTTAAGTTCAATGGTTCATCGGGCGTTCAGGTGCGCCCCCCGCCCAACCTGGCCGACCTAGCATCCTACACTTCTCTCAAATTCTTCATCACATTGCCCGAAGCACCACGCTCCCGCCGGCAGGACGTCGACACCGAGCAATTTGTCTTTTACCTCGGCAACAAGGAT TCCACAAAGGATTTCCTTGGAATGGCCctggaggggaaaaaactgcGTTGGTACTTCAATATCGGAGGAGAAACGGCACAAGTATTGATGTCTGAGGATGTCAAGTCTAACGGGAACTTCAACAGTGTGGTTCTGGAAAG gATCCTACAATATGGGCAAATGTCCATGTCCTCCGAAGCTTCTGAAGGTGACCAGCACGTCACCAAAGCGTACGTGGAGGCGGGGGGAGATCAGGGCCTTCTCAACCTTTTGACCAATGACACTGTCTTCTACGTGGGAGGCTACCCAAGCACCTTTAAA CCCCCTGCACCACTGGCCTTGCCCAGCTTCAAGGGCTGCATAGAATTAGATACATTGAACGAGGAAGTCCTTAGTTTGTACAACTTTGAGAAGATCTTTCAACTGAACACCACACTGGAGAAACCGTGTGGCCGCTCCAAGCCTACGCTGACTCAGGCCTGGGTGAACGACGCGGCTTATTTCGACGGCACCGGCTTTGCTGAGATCGCTTTCAGTGACGAGTCGGCCCGCATGCAACGATTCGAGCAGGAAGTCAAGCTGATCTCCCATAAAGGGATTTTACTGCTGCTTCAAAACAAA GACCAGTTCCTGTGTCTGGCTGTGGTCCGGGGCCACCTGAGGGTTTTCTTCCAGTTTGGTGGCGAGATGGAGGAATTCCAACCCAAAGATCCAACTTCACCGCTCCTGAGAGTCAGCGACGCCAATCCCAAAGTG CTGGAGATCATCATTCTGCGATCTTCTCCATATCGAGTGGTGGTGAGGAGCAACCGCATCCAGTTGTTCACCCACATTTTGTCGGAGAACATCCCAGCATTTGGAGGCACATACTTTCTGGGAGGAGTTCCTGAACACAACATGCCAGACAG GCTGCGGTCCATATTTCCACAGCAGGGCTCGCTGAAAGGATGTTTTCGCAATGTCAAGGCCCAGAACTCTCACATTGACCtgaagaggatgaagagctCTGGAGTCAGTTTTGGTTGTGACAGCGACTTGCTG GTGGCTCGTGAGGCTCACTTCTCAGGTCAGAGCTACCTGGACTTGGCACTTACCAACGTTCCAGAACTCAGGAGCAACTTCTATGCCAGTTTTAGTTTCAGAACTGAATATAAGGATGGACTCATGTTCTTCCATCACGACAAG GACGGTATTTGTAAGGTCTTCCTGCATGAAGGTCATGTGGTAGTAAGAGCAGGCAACAGCGAGGTGAGAACCCAGAAGACCTACAATGACAACAACAGTCACTACGTAGccatctacaacaacaacaatgg ATTACGCGTGTACTTGGACGACGTGCTCGAGAAGTCCAAGGAGGGTGTTTTGCTGAACACCAGGGATCGTAGCTCGACTTCTGGATTGGAGGGGCACACCTACTTGGGGGGAATGCCTGATCAAGGCTTGAGCAACCTGACGGGTTGCATTAGCAATCTCTTCATCAAGAG GGTGACCAGTCCTCAGATGGTTGTGAACCTGCTGAAGGCCAGAGAGAACATCAACGTTCCTCTGGACTGTCCTGCCGCCTCCAAGCCTCAGCAGATTATTGCCGTGCCACCCAAACACAGCAGCAAGTCCAAA GGGAAGAACAAGAAGCCATCTGGGTCACGCAGTCGCAAAACCAGGGAGTCATGCCAGGGAGTGCTGGTAAAGCCGGAAGTGGGTGCCGTGCAATTTAGCGGCTCGACACTAAGCTACCAACGTTATGACTCCGTTCCTGCTTCACTGAGGTCCAA GCCTCACATCTCTCTCGGCGTGAGGCTCAATTCGTCCGAAGGTTTGATCCTCTACGCGTCGGACGGCGTCCTGACACTGGGTGTGTCAAAGGGACATTTGATCCTTTCGCTGGGCAGGAAGAGAAAGGTCAACCTGCGAAGTCGCACCAAGATAGATGACAAGAGATGGCACACG GTGTTTATAAAGTGTGGCACGGACAAAGTCAGCATGGTCGTGGATGGCCTTAGCGCTCAGTCCAGGAAGATTCCCGCTGGATACCGCGTGCCTGTCAGCACGCCATTGTACGTAGGAGGAGTGCCACAGCACCATTCAAAGTCTGCCAACTCTCCCGGCTTTGTCGGTTGCCTCCGTGACCTGACGCTGAATGAGAGACCGGCGGGGAGCCCTTCACACAGCCAGGGTGTGGTCCCTTGCTTCCAGAAGCATCTGCAACCGGGTGCATTCTTCACGGGCGAGGGTGGACACGTGGTCTTAG ATGAGGTGCTCATTCTGGATGGGAACCTGGAGATCCGAATGGAAGTGCGTCCAGTGTCCGATTCTGGATTGCTGCTGCACGCTGGGACGACGTCCGGCCAGCATTTGACCTTGACGATACGCAGGGGAGAG GTGAATTTGTCCATGAGCAGTGGTAGAAGTGATGCTTCCTTGTCATTAGCGCCTGAGGAGTCTCTCTGCAATGGTCGTTGGCACACAATCACAG TGGTGAAGAAGAACAACATCCTGCGGCTGCAAGTGGACGGAGTGAATCAACGTGGTTCCGGACCCAGACGCGGCCCATCGGCAGGAAGCAGAGAGGCAGTTTACATGGGAGGACTTCCCG ATGCAGTTACTACGTCTCCAAGCCAGCCCAGCTTCCACGGCTGCGTCCGCCATGTGATCATTAACGGTCGCGCTAGCCCCTTCGCCAAAATTCTGTCAGTTAGCGGAAGTGTGGGCACACACGGCTGCCCTGCTGCTTag